The DNA sequence agccgaagaaaaacttcattttatgagtttttgcatatctggccgcggcgatgaagagtctcgccgcggcgagatacgaGAAACAGAAAGTGCCTAATTTTGgcacattctcgccgcggcgagaggaagtgtcgccgcggcgagatcccgtacggaccgggggtaatttcgtccatcgaaccctaaatttcaagtataaatagaaaactgcgattggaagtcagagagagcgatttggaaccctaaaacacagctgagagcggcaggaagagcgtagagattcaagtgaagatccagaattcacccttaacagttcttttctttattcctctttaatttattaatgttgaatattgctatagaaatggttatggatttgtttctgaactaaatttcccatttagggaggatgatgattgttgtttaatgttttcctagttaatgtttaattaccattcctcaattcttgtgtgtgtgaaattatcttaatttgtgtttaatttcatgtttaagattgatcaccttgtgcatgctctatgatctcaattcaaaatctgaaaagtgagaattgagaatgctaaaattaagataatcgatgttctatgtgaaacgaaagtatttacatgacttatgtgacgagtagattattgcttaatgctgatttcatgttagtttaattaaggaattaattagataacatgtgatttagaatctagaagatctgaaaggagctaggttattttataatctgtcattcaccccaagaataggatagtaattaatcattaacaatttgggtaaacaacaacaggattctcctccctattgtctcatcttgctcaactttaaactgtgttattaagttttctgaatttcttccaaattttactgtttttaaaccataattacttttgatttaccgaatagaatcataagtataatttagtggtacttaatccaattccctgtgggatcgacctcacctgtgtgagattttactacttgattgcgtatacttgcgtagcgtttaaaaatatagcaacatatatagttaataatttttttttgacaacATAATTActcaatattaataaaattaatttttgttcaGTTTTGTGagtaaaaacttaattaatgtGTTAAACAACACACATTGATAGCAATTTTATCCAAAATCTCATTAACCCATATGGATAGGGTATTATCCATTGAATTAGGATTCAAAGTAAGGTAAGAGTATGAAAACATGTACCTAATGTGGGTATAAGGTAGGGTACGTATATAGACAGGGGTGAAGATAGGATTATTAGGGCTGGTCTTAAGCTATTTGGTGTTTAGTGTTAATAGATACTACATAATGAGTATGtattatcaataataatcaacaacaaattatgCTCATATAATTTTAGAGCATTAagataataataaacatatctCCAATCTTGACTTTAATCTCTAATTATCATGTTGATTACACTTCTTTGATCTACACATATAAAAGAGAGCTTGTGATGAACACTACTCTTCCATTCTCTCTACACTATAGCCACAATTATCCCACCTTAAAAACCAACAAAGAGCACAACCCTCTTTATAAGAAATTATGGACCAATTAGGCCTATATGCCCAATGTGAGAGAATTAGTTGTCTTAGCctaataggctaaccaaagacatTAATTTAAAGCATGTCTACTACTTTATGTCCATCCTATTATGGCCTAATAGTAATACTATACATTACTGATTATATAGTTATCATTATATGATAATACTAGTCACCAAcacttaattatattagtccatataaaatattataatatttaggtCTTAATAGGTTCTTTTGGGCATTTAGACTAATAGTTTTATAGTCAAAtaacattatttaaatttgtttGGTGTAGtggtaatttatttttaaaaaaatttaaggaaGTCACAAGTTCAACACAacacattttaaattttttttgttcttttttttttttttaaaaaaaaataaactaaaataatatttttgtgaTTTAAACTACTTAGTAACAATGTGTAAGgcgaaaatataaaattttattctatAAAGATCActttaacctaattaaatatattttatatctaaTACTATAAttcttattaaaatttgaagtgttgacatgatataaatatgtaattgctccactttaattttatttccaCTACAACAGTTTTTTATATTACCGACGGAGgcatccgccggtattaataggCCAGACGCCGGTAATAATTAATACCGGCAGAATCCGCTGGTAATAATCCGCTGGGATTAATTGGTCGCTATTAGTGGTTATTAGCAACGAAAATGGtattccgccggtaataatattaataccggcggattaATAGCGGTGGGATCCGCTGGTATTAATGTCTGCACTTTTACGCGCAGAtgcattaataccggcggaccccAATCATTGTTCCgccaatattaatatttttaaatattaaaaaaaagccattattctaattatttaatataattaaattaattataataattattttatacataataattatttcataaatatattattaattagaaataaaacattaaaattaagaaattaagcattaaaattaatttgtccATTACAATATAAAGtatattatcttaaataaaattaagaaattgtctttaaataaactttaaaacataaaaattgacataattaaaaaaacctAATTATCATTATTCAAATCGGTATACTCTAAAAATTCATCTGCATTCGAGCTAAGTCTTGAACCATCAAGATTATCACGGGATTGAGCAGGCGGGGTAGGGTAATAAGGTTGTCCAGTCTGCGGTGTTGGTAAGATCTCCACATATTGTCGAGGCTGCGGACGAACCAAAAttggttgttgctgttgttgctgACTCTGCGCACTGAAAAACTGACCATACATAGGCTGTTGTGGAGATCCTCTAAAATTTCACAATGTCGTCCAAGACTTGTCGATTGTcatctaaaattttataaaGGCATATAAGATTTCATGTTATGacacaattttaaaatattttatatcattttatgaaataaattattcatCATTTAagagttattatattattaattaattatattttattttatttttaagttattattactttaatttttttatatttatttattataaaaaattaattaaataattattttaaaaatattactttaataatttattaaatttatttattattattattattattattattattattattattcattactTCAAATTTATGACATATTAAATTttcagtatttttttaaaaaataaattattatttttaataatttaaaaattattttactattaattaattaaattaatttttcatatttatatttcTAAGTAAgtattactttatatatatattacatttttttatttaaaaaatttataactaatttaatttatttttattttatttttaaaaatttattctttcaaattttttatatttattattcatgattttttatattactctacttaattatatttttgtatatttatttttcaaagcacttttaatttataattttcttcatGTTAAATCTTTATTATCTATATACTAcaatattacataattattttaaaatattatttttattataattaactttttaagtaattaatatattcttattctaatttttttaaaaaaaattaaaaaacattacataattaattatttaacaagcttataattttgtaactattcaaaattctaaatattaaacaaaaatacacatttattattataaaatacatttattactatataaacttaaaatctaaaattttacaaatttacacatttaaaacttttaaacaatatataatatatattatatttattattatataaaaatttacatatttataatttttaacaatatattatatatacatataatataatatatacactgtttaaaaattatatatgtatatatatacatataatatattgttTAAGAATTATGCATTTGTATATAACACATATATCATacatacaaaaaattatatatttacacatacacaaaaaaattactaaacatTTGCATAAAAACTACaaacataaaattatatatttacagaTACATTTGCATAAAAATTTACACATACAcagatatataaatgtaatataCCAATTACTAAACATtcaaagattgaaaaaaaaaaaaaaacaaacctgTAAATTTTTCTGCCAAGCTTTTACTCCTCCCGCGTTTTCAGTTTCCGTTACTGTTTCGAGCAAAATATCTCCTCCAAAACTTCAAGCatgaagaaaaaattaataactatcaaagaaaaataaaaataaaatggaaaaataaaaaaaccataGTGAAAAACACATTACCTGTAAAAAAAATGATGTTGCAATGGCGCTTCACGGTGGCAAACAAGCGGACTATGGCGGAGGAGGACGACTCGGAGGAGGGAACTATGGCAGAGGAGGGTCGGGCTTAGGGAGGAGGAGGAGAAGGGTCGGAGTGGGGTGGTGTGAAATGGAAGGGAAATGGAAAATATTTTCTGAGTTATGGGGGGGATTATATAGACATTTATTACCGGCGGGGGGATTATATAGACATTTATTACCGGCGGgacccgccggtattaataaaACGGTCAGAATCCCCTGACTTATACCGGCGGAACCCGTCGGCAATAATCCGCCGGTATtagtcttttcaaaatttgggcGGTAAAAATCCCGCCCAAACTATTAGAGGTAAATTTTCTGCCGGTAATACTAAAGTTCCGCCGGgaatactaaatttaaataaatatttacttaatttttaattattcaaaattaataccggcggaatgCCTTTTCTGCCGGTAATAACCCCTTTAAGACTGTCGGTTTGGCTCCGCCGGTATTACTTCCGCCGGTACTGAGTAAAAATGTTATGGTGTTCTAACTTcgtccatatatatataaatagtatgaaaaatatataaaaacatgattatataatactttattattattattttaatttagtaattatacttttttgactaattttatatagaataaatacttatatatataagtgtTTTTTAatgtcattattattatttttttttttatttcttaaaatttattaGGGTAGGATTTACTCGTAGGTACCCTACTCGTAAAAAATAATAGGGGTAATGAGATAGGGTAtgagaagaattttttttaaaggtaAGGTCATGAAATAAATATACCCTGCCAATATCTTGCCCATTATCATCCTTAGACATATATAAgacctaaattttaaataattgtaactcataaaaatatgtaatatcagttatttatacatttttctttaataaattaTCTCTCacgaaattaaaagaaaaataaaattttacaaatattaagaactaataatactaaaaaattataagatttataTTAGTAATAAGCTCaaaattttagatatttatgtCACAATTAACTCTACTGACTAAGGATTGTTTACTGGAATgagaattataataatattattgtgtttaATTCATTGGGAGACCTAATTGAAAAGCTTACTTGACCTAATTATCCTGTTAATTAAGTGTGAAGTGAACTCATTAATTAGAAACTGCTCCcaagaattaaaaaaagaaaaaaaaataggaaaggGAGCCAACTCATTAATACAACTTAATCTGAATAAAGCTTAATCAAAAAATCTGATTAAAGTTTTATACTTAATATCTTCTTTGCTACACGACTCCTGAAGGCTCGGTATTTTCTTACTGGCTCTTTTCTTACAGCGGAGATTGGTTCTAATCCGAGTTTCGTCTGGCGTAGTATTTTTGAAGCTCGAGATTTGGTAGCGGCAGGGGTGCGTAAGAGTGTTGGTGCGGGTCTCTCGGTTAGCATTTTGTCAGATCCTTGCCTTGCTGAGATGGATCATCATTTTATTGAGTCCACACACCCGGGGTTAATTGGAAAAACAGTTTCTAGCCTTATGAGGATCGATGAGCGAGCTTGGGATGTTGAGATTCTTGAAGATTTTTTCGAGACGCGTGATAGGTTGGCTATTCTCTCTATTCCCCTCAGTTCTTCCATTCATGAAGATGCATGGTATTGGAGCTTTGAAAAGTCGGGGCTGTACACTGTAAAGAGTGCCTATCGGTACTTGGATGATTTAAAAAATGGCTTTTCTACCGACAACTCTGCTGGTTTTTGGAAGAAAATCTGGGCTCTAAACATTCCGCCGAAGGTGAGAAATTTTATTTGGAGAGCTGCTTCTAATGTGTTGCCTACGTGTGCTCAGTTGGTTACAAGACATGTCCCGATTAGTGGCATCTGTCAGTTGTGTAACAGCAGCAATGAAACAATTTTTCATGCTCTTGTTGGTTGCTCTTTTGCTCGCTCTTGTTGGCACCGGTCTTGTGTGGATATTGGTAGCTGGTTGGAGATGGCCTTCTCGGCCTGGTGGTCTAATTTGTCACACAGGGTCAGTGAGCATATGTTGGAAGAGGCAGCTATGGTTGCTTGGGGCATTTGGCGAGCTAGAAACGATGTAGTTTGGAACCAGAAATCTTCAAACGCTGCTGGTGTTGTTCTCTCGGCTAGGCGTACTCTTGATCAATATCAAATTGCTCAATCTTCGAAAAatgattgtttattattttttcgtgGTGATGAAACAGTTGTTGAGCATTGGAAACCTCCTAATTTTAACCAGATCAAGGTCAAAGTCGATGGTGCAATTTTTGAGTAGTGGGGGCGTTATGGTGTTGGGTGTACAGCCCGTGATCATGAAGGTAAAATTGTGGCTGCTTTCAACAAATCTTTTAAAGGTCGGGTACAACCCGAGATGGTTGAAATCATTGGCATCAAAGAGGCTCTTAGTTGGATTGATAGTTTTTCTTAGGGTGATGTTGTTCTTGAGACAGATAGTTTAGTTTGTGTTCAAGCTATTTTAAGTTCTCTTTCTACGCCTTCTCAATTTGGACTTATTGTTTCTGATTGTAAGTTTTTGCTTACTCGTTTGTCTTTTGTTTCTGtgtgttttgttaaacgatcttcAAACAGAGCCGCTCATTATATGGTGCGAGCTTCTTGTTTCTCCACAGGTCGTACTATCCAGGAGGGTTTTCTATCTCCTGAGTTAGTTGCCATTGCTTTGGCTGATTTCTCAGTTTAATGAATACTgaaatttttattcaaaaaaaaatatcttctttGCTGAATCATTAAAGTCTTAATTAGTTCAATTGTAATAACAACTTAACATGAACTATTATAAGTTGGACCTTGAAGTGAGAAAGTCAAATATTATACACAGCATATTtgatttagaaaatatatatctatactaATTAAAGCTAACAGTactgtaataataaaattaagctcTGTACGTATTGCTCAAATTCTCTGTTCTCGTGGTCCTGCAGTACTACTCTATTTCAATAAAATCAAACAAAGCTATAATTCTGGCTTTGCTGTCGTTGTTGTACCCGTTTGGGGGCCTATTCATTTTTCGCCGCCGACCTCAGGCACGAGCCAAACCAAATCAGTTTATAAACCTCAGCCAAATATTgtcgtttatatatatatatattatattaattagtaattaccTACTACTTCACGTATTTGATGTTTTGTCATGCTTTATGGTCAAATTACTGCAACTTTAATGAGAGTATCAAATTAAACGTTTAAATTACATATTGTACATACTTACTTGTTGTACTGAAAATGTTAATACAAAGACGGAACTTAAAATTGGTCGGAGATT is a window from the Cannabis sativa cultivar Pink pepper isolate KNU-18-1 chromosome 1, ASM2916894v1, whole genome shotgun sequence genome containing:
- the LOC133031184 gene encoding uncharacterized protein LOC133031184; translated protein: MALHGGKQADYGGGGRLGGGNYGRGGSGLGRRRRRARYFLTGSFLTAEIGSNPSFVWRSIFEARDLVAAGVRKSVGAGLSVSILSDPCLAEMDHHFIESTHPGLIGKTVSSLMRIDERAWDVEILEDFFETRDRLAILSIPLSSSIHEDAWYWSFEKSGLYTVKSAYRYLDDLKNGFSTDNSAGFWKKIWALNIPPKVRNFIWRAASNVLPTCAQLVTRHVPISGICQLCNSSNETIFHALVGCSFARSCWHRSCVDIGSWLEMAFSAWWSNLSHRVSEHMLEEAAMVAWGIWRARNDVVWNQKSSNAAGVVLSARRTLDQYQIAQSSKNDCLLFFRGDETVVEHWKPPNFNQIKGDVVLETDSLVCVQAILSSLSTPSQFGLIVSDCKFLLTRLSFVSVCFVKRSSNRAAHYMVRASCFSTGRTIQEGFLSPELVAIALADFSV